A window of Mytilus edulis chromosome 10, xbMytEdul2.2, whole genome shotgun sequence contains these coding sequences:
- the LOC139491737 gene encoding uncharacterized protein isoform X1 has product MNGTTNTTDTDTSDGLDAVQTFVIIFFATSAWFGFLFFLICSIEYSKYKDRGDKTQNNARRNAAPVEAKSYTERKEELSMGVAALSNIQQELSTISPSDEVTDSSIERKDDKADIFHDQDDFHENNCTLDFPTPKNRKTILPPINVGTIINVESRCHSDTNSPSKETLLEISPKKHKNSQMTPVIVHS; this is encoded by the exons ATGAATGGGACTACCAATACTACAGATACAGACACAAGTGATG GCTTGGATGCTGTTCAAACATTCGTAATTATATTTTTTGCCACATCCGCTTGGTTTGGCTTCCTCTTCTTCTTAATTTGCTCCATTGAATACTCAAAGTACAAGGACAGAGGAGACAAAACACAGAAT AACGCCAGAAGAAATGCTGCGCCAGTTGAAGCAAAATCATATACAGAAAGAAAAGAAGAATTATCAATGGGAGTGGCAGCATTGTCTAACATCCAACAAGAACTGTCAACAATTTCCCCTTCAGATGAAGTGACAGACTCATCAATAGAAAGAAAAGACGACAAGGCAGACATTTTTCATGATCAAGATGACTTCCATGAGAATAATTGTACTCTGGATTTTCCCACtcctaaaaatagaaaaacaatacTTCCTCCTATAAATGTTGGGACCATTATAAATGTGGAGAGTAGATGTCATTCAGATACTAATTCACCCTCCAAGGAAACGCTGCTGGAAATTTCTcccaaaaaacacaaaaactcacaGATGACACCAGTTATTGTTCATTCTTAA
- the LOC139492927 gene encoding uncharacterized protein produces MGEKSEETDSKDLIDILFCKKYIKPQFLDCPREGHKVNIYIKPSINHAELYLPLTVIDWKGDQLETTLSKANFSRCKCSGPQEEIVRMTAIDEFGNEAECRFTVLVIDVSPPVFIYCPERQTRNENDNIVWKTAEIRDNVGIKSLSTPDRYYNTKFPPGLYSLVYNATDYSGNSATCRFEVNVYSTTYSQKYEKNTDPSIVISSAIVGALFIILIMMALGIYRLYTKRRQLNSQRRHQLYNTGCRQLDSSGQHQLNNPERQQVNSSRHNQPHNPEHQQVNSSRHNQPQNQEHHQDSSTSRLSIVGDPDLITSQRETHDNPVFTIYNDDPPPYEIAAFDKLPDYSPATFPPSYESVQSLIEFPDNVITEITQLEPSPRSSLTQTNVDYSRECNAEIPVNTVSQEVQNNTSVQRFLERDLHLTAHVNMQSDHVHFQINSNSIQTDV; encoded by the exons AACCACAATTTCTAGATTGTCCAAGAGAAGGTCATAAGGTGAATATTTATATAAAGCCATCAATCAACCATGCGGAACTGTACCTCCCACTTACGGTAATTGATTGGAAAGGAGATCAACTAGAAACAACTTTGTCAAAAGCTAACTTTAGTCGATGCAAGTGTTCAGGGCCACAAGAGGAAATTGTTCGTATGACAGCGATTGATGAGTTTGGAAATGAGGCTGAATGCCGGTTCACAGTATTAGTCATTG ATGTTTCTCCGCCTGTTTTTATTTACTGCCCGGAACGTCAAACTAGAAATGaaaatgacaacattgtgtgGAAGACTGCAGAAATACGGGACAATGTCGGTATAAAATCGCTATCCACACCAGACCGCTATTACAATACAAAGTTCCCACCTGGACTATATTCACTGGTCTATAATGCTACTGATTATTCCGGTAACTCAGCGACCTGCAGGTTCGAGGTCAATGTTTACAGTACAA cttattcccaaaaatatgaaaagaatacTGACCCATCGATTGTTATAA GTAGTGCTATAGTAGGAGCATTATTTATCATACTGATAATGATGGCGCTTGGAATATACCGTCTGTATACAAAGCGCCGTCAGCTTAACAGTCAACGACGTCATCAGCTTTACAATACAGGTTGTCGTCAGCTTGACAGCTCAGGGCAACATCAGCTGAACAATCCAGAGCGTCAGCAAGTTAACAGCTCAAGGCACAATCAGCCTCACAATCCAGAGCATCAGCAGGTTAACAGCTCAAGGCACAACCAGCCTCAAAATCAAGAGCATCACCAGGATAGCAGTACAAGTCGTCTTTCTATTGTTGGAGACCCAGATTTGATTACGAGTCAAAGAGAGACGCATGACAATCCCGTTTTCACAATATATAACGATGATCCGCCGCCATATGAAATAGCTGCTTTTGACAAGCTACCAGACTACAGCCCAGCTACATTTCCGCCGTCATATGAATCAGTTCAAAGTTTAATTGAGTTCCCTGATAATGTCATTACAGAAATTACTCAATTAGAACCTTCTCCAAGATCTTCTCTAACACAGACAAATGTAGATTATTCAAGAGAATGCAATGCAGAAATACCTGTAAATACTGTTTCCCAAGAGGTTCAGAATAACACTTCAGTGCAACGATTCCTAGAAAGAGATCTACACCTGACAGCACATGTGAACATGCAGTCAGATCATGTGCATTTTCAAATAAACTCGAATAGCATACAAACAGATGTCTGA
- the LOC139491737 gene encoding uncharacterized protein isoform X2, with translation MNGTTNTTDTDTSDGLTGGSLFLVVLSATSAWCVFIMCIVCCSEYRGYQRRGRGRNYNARRNAAPVEAKSYTERKEELSMGVAALSNIQQELSTISPSDEVTDSSIERKDDKADIFHDQDDFHENNCTLDFPTPKNRKTILPPINVGTIINVESRCHSDTNSPSKETLLEISPKKHKNSQMTPVIVHS, from the exons ATGAATGGGACTACCAATACTACAGATACAGACACAAGTGATG GTTTAACTGGTGGCAGTCTGTTCCTAGTTGTTCTCTCTGCTACCTCTGCCTGGTGTGTGTTCATCATGTGTATTGTTTGTTGTTCAGAATACCGTGGCTACCAAAGAAGAGGAAGAGGTCGTAATTAC AACGCCAGAAGAAATGCTGCGCCAGTTGAAGCAAAATCATATACAGAAAGAAAAGAAGAATTATCAATGGGAGTGGCAGCATTGTCTAACATCCAACAAGAACTGTCAACAATTTCCCCTTCAGATGAAGTGACAGACTCATCAATAGAAAGAAAAGACGACAAGGCAGACATTTTTCATGATCAAGATGACTTCCATGAGAATAATTGTACTCTGGATTTTCCCACtcctaaaaatagaaaaacaatacTTCCTCCTATAAATGTTGGGACCATTATAAATGTGGAGAGTAGATGTCATTCAGATACTAATTCACCCTCCAAGGAAACGCTGCTGGAAATTTCTcccaaaaaacacaaaaactcacaGATGACACCAGTTATTGTTCATTCTTAA